Genomic DNA from Homalodisca vitripennis isolate AUS2020 unplaced genomic scaffold, UT_GWSS_2.1 ScUCBcl_6788;HRSCAF=14163, whole genome shotgun sequence:
GGATTCTGATAATGAGGAGAGAAGTCAGAAGGATGACAGTAATACAGACGAAAACGATCAAGGAGGTAAGAAGAaagattctaaaaaaataaaaggtgaaGCATCgaataagaaaaataacaaaaagactGGAAAGTCTGATGATgcgaaaagtaaaaaatatggcAATTCTTCAGATGAGGAAGaggaagaaagaaaaaaagaatccTCCAAAAAGAGAAAAGTCGATCCCAAAAAGAGAGAGGAAAAGAAAGCCCCGAAGTCTGATGAACGGTCTAAAGATAACAAATCTTCTCGTGATCGCCGTTCTTCATCAACTTCATCTGGACAAACCAATGTGGAAAAGAGGCCATCCACTACCAGCCGAAAATCAAGAGGAAGATTCAGAAACAATAGCTgataatttgatgtaaatttgtaaaatagaaaatcttttgGATTAATGTGTTTTGCATATATACCACCCCCAGGTGGGTTTGCATCTGATTTATATGTTTCAGCTGAACCTAGACAGAGTACAGTAAACACTAAACACAAATATTGATATATTGGTGTGCAAGGGTAGACTATAATAGGTCTAATCTAGTGCGGAATATTGGCATTGGAGTATGTAGCTCCCTAAGTGAGGCAGATGCTAGCCTAAATATAAAGCGTGCCACccatgcctgctttgactggaggtGGTGGTGCATAGCTGACCTCTACTTCTCCAAGGTGACATGGCTGAGATATAATGCCACCAATCTTCCTCATGgctctcgacaggaggcggcttCAACTCCCGACCTGGCCTATCCTTAATATCCTCCTACCTGTCACTtgggactaa
This window encodes:
- the LOC124373947 gene encoding cylicin-1-like produces the protein MTDCKCRQCALLTMGKRSGYYSQFCISNYCFGVYADIQKKSSFWGNLLWMLIFIILLLLLAYVLLAIFAPEVADSLRKKLKEIWQKLTGGKSSGRDEDSRSNGRKGSKQSRKDKSRDQDSDNEERSQKDDSNTDENDQGGKKKDSKKIKGEASNKKNNKKTGKSDDAKSKKYGNSSDEEEEERKKESSKKRKVDPKKREEKKAPKSDERSKDNKSSRDRRSSSTSSGQTNVEKRPSTTSRKSRGRFRNNS